A stretch of Amycolatopsis balhimycina FH 1894 DNA encodes these proteins:
- a CDS encoding FAD-dependent oxidoreductase yields MHTPVTIIGAGLGGLTLARVLHVHGIPATVYEAEPSPKARTQGGMLDIHDYNGQLAVEAAGLLDEFRGLVLEGRQAMRVLGRDGTVLAEKADDGTGGRPEVQRGDLRRMLLDALPDGTVHWGHKVTGARTLGDGRHEVTFADGGTVVTGLLVGADGAWSRVRPLLTAAKPEYVGEAFVEIYLFDAGTRHPVAGKTVGGGSLMAPASGKEIHAHRESGDMLHVYVSLTRSLDWFAAIDFTDPAAATARVAAEFDGWAPELTALITEGDTAPVLRPLYTLPIGHRWERVPGVTLIGDAAHVMPANGEGANLAMLDGAELGLALAAHRGDVEAALAGYEEAMFPRSAEVGAEGAEFGELLAGVADEDVPRVLIEAFAALTEAGRAS; encoded by the coding sequence ATGCACACCCCAGTCACGATCATCGGCGCCGGTCTCGGCGGCCTCACCCTCGCCCGCGTCCTGCACGTCCACGGGATTCCGGCCACGGTCTACGAAGCCGAGCCGTCCCCGAAGGCGCGGACGCAGGGCGGGATGCTCGACATCCACGACTACAACGGCCAGCTCGCCGTCGAGGCGGCCGGCCTGTTGGACGAGTTCCGCGGCCTGGTCCTGGAGGGCAGGCAGGCGATGCGGGTCCTCGGCCGGGACGGGACCGTGCTGGCCGAGAAAGCCGACGACGGCACGGGCGGGCGCCCGGAGGTGCAGCGCGGCGACCTGCGGCGGATGCTGCTCGACGCGCTCCCGGACGGCACTGTCCACTGGGGACACAAGGTGACCGGTGCCCGGACCCTCGGCGACGGCCGGCACGAGGTGACCTTCGCCGACGGCGGCACCGTCGTCACCGGCCTGCTGGTCGGTGCGGACGGCGCGTGGTCGCGGGTCCGGCCCCTGCTGACGGCGGCGAAACCCGAATACGTCGGCGAAGCCTTCGTCGAGATCTACCTGTTCGACGCCGGCACCCGCCACCCCGTGGCCGGCAAGACGGTCGGGGGCGGCTCGCTCATGGCGCCGGCCTCGGGCAAGGAAATCCACGCCCACCGGGAGAGCGGGGACATGCTGCACGTCTACGTGTCGCTCACCCGGTCGCTCGACTGGTTCGCCGCCATCGACTTCACCGATCCCGCCGCGGCCACCGCCCGGGTCGCGGCGGAGTTCGACGGCTGGGCCCCGGAACTCACCGCGCTCATCACCGAGGGCGACACCGCGCCCGTCCTGCGACCGCTCTACACCTTGCCGATCGGGCACCGGTGGGAGCGGGTGCCGGGGGTGACGCTGATCGGCGACGCGGCCCATGTCATGCCGGCCAACGGCGAAGGCGCCAACCTGGCCATGCTCGACGGCGCCGAACTCGGCCTGGCCCTCGCCGCGCACCGCGGCGACGTCGAAGCCGCGCTCGCAGGGTACGAGGAGGCCATGTTCCCCCGCAGCGCCGAGGTGGGGGCCGAGGGCGCCGAGTTCGGCGAGCTCCTCGCCGGCGTGGCCGACGAGGACGTCCCGCGGGTCCTGATCGAGGCGTTCGCCGCGCTCACCGAGGCAGGACGCGCTTCCTGA
- a CDS encoding NAD(P)/FAD-dependent oxidoreductase: MAEPRKIVVVGAGLGGASAAAALRERGYPGEVLLMGSDPRRPYELPPLSKGVLLGNTDEPDWVHEEKYYGEHNIRFTPGVTATRIELGARLVLDDAGGEHRFDRLVLATGSRPRTLPVPGGDLPGLYTLRTLDDALKLRSAFTAAERVVIVGAGWIGSEAAAAARTHDADVTVVDPVRVPLANVVGETVGGVFRDLHAEKGVHWRLGEQVAEITGGPDGVRGVRLAGGEELTADVVLVAVGAAPRVELAHAAGLELSDDGGVAVDASLRTAAPDVYAVGDIAAHFHPRYGRRIRVEHWANAKDQGAHVARNLLGENEPFLASPYFFTDQYELGCEYRGLADPASDELVVRGDLASREFTAFWLREGRVAAAMNVNMWDDGDALGALVDGRATVTAEQLKTADLASLA, from the coding sequence ATGGCGGAGCCGCGGAAGATCGTCGTCGTCGGTGCGGGCCTGGGCGGGGCGTCCGCCGCCGCCGCTCTGCGCGAACGCGGCTACCCCGGCGAAGTCCTGCTGATGGGCTCCGATCCGCGCCGCCCGTACGAGCTGCCACCGCTGTCGAAGGGCGTGCTGCTGGGCAACACCGACGAGCCCGACTGGGTCCACGAGGAGAAGTACTACGGCGAGCACAACATCCGGTTCACCCCGGGCGTCACGGCCACCCGGATCGAACTGGGCGCGCGGCTGGTGCTCGACGACGCGGGCGGCGAGCACCGGTTCGACCGGCTGGTGCTGGCGACCGGTTCCCGGCCGCGGACGTTGCCGGTCCCCGGCGGCGACCTCCCCGGGCTCTACACGCTGCGCACTCTCGACGACGCGCTCAAGCTGCGGTCGGCGTTCACCGCGGCGGAGCGGGTGGTGATCGTCGGCGCGGGCTGGATCGGCTCCGAAGCGGCCGCGGCGGCACGGACGCACGACGCGGACGTGACGGTCGTCGACCCGGTGCGGGTGCCGCTGGCCAACGTCGTCGGCGAGACGGTCGGCGGGGTGTTCCGGGACCTGCACGCGGAAAAGGGCGTCCACTGGCGCCTGGGCGAGCAGGTCGCGGAGATCACGGGCGGCCCGGACGGCGTCCGCGGAGTCCGTCTCGCCGGGGGAGAGGAGCTGACGGCGGACGTGGTCCTGGTCGCGGTCGGCGCGGCACCCCGGGTGGAGCTGGCCCACGCGGCGGGCCTGGAGCTGTCGGACGACGGCGGGGTGGCGGTGGACGCGAGCCTGCGCACGGCGGCCCCGGACGTATACGCGGTCGGCGACATCGCGGCCCACTTCCACCCGCGCTACGGACGGCGTATCCGCGTGGAGCACTGGGCGAACGCGAAGGACCAGGGCGCGCACGTGGCGCGGAACCTGCTGGGGGAGAACGAACCGTTCCTCGCCTCGCCGTACTTCTTCACCGACCAGTACGAGCTGGGCTGCGAATACCGCGGCCTGGCGGACCCGGCATCGGACGAGCTGGTCGTCCGCGGCGACCTGGCGTCCCGGGAGTTCACGGCGTTCTGGCTGCGCGAAGGCCGGGTGGCGGCGGCGATGAACGTGAACATGTGGGACGACGGGGATGCCCTCGGGGCCTTGGTGGACGGTCGCGCGACGGTGACCGCGGAACAGCTCAAGACGGCGGATCTGGCGTCGCTGGCGTGA
- a CDS encoding SDR family oxidoreductase produces the protein MKKKADNYRSYFSVGWSRARRKGPAMTTYFVTGATGFVGKRLVARLLRRPETSAVSPPRACRPTPRASPRIWLRRRRWRSSG, from the coding sequence ATGAAGAAGAAAGCTGACAACTACCGTTCCTACTTTTCAGTAGGTTGGAGTCGGGCCCGACGGAAGGGACCGGCCATGACGACCTACTTCGTGACGGGCGCGACGGGATTCGTCGGGAAACGCCTGGTCGCCCGCCTGTTGCGGCGGCCGGAGACGTCCGCGGTGTCACCACCCAGGGCCTGCAGACCGACACCCCGCGCTTCTCCGCGTATCTGGCTTCGAAGGCGGCGCTGGAGGAGTTCGGGCTGA
- a CDS encoding PLP-dependent aminotransferase family protein, whose translation MDDYRVVADALAADIEAGRLRPGDRLPPQRRFARERGVANSTAARVYGELVRRGLAVGEVGRGTFVRAAKRPPEPALAEPGDARVDLELNFAVLPGESARLARALEPLLREDVLTAALHPIGAAGTPVARTAVAALLARGGWRPDPAAILFTGNGRQAIAAAIAAFVPVGERLAVESLTYPVVKALAARLAVELVPIETDESGLVPEALAAAGPVRALYVQPTLHNPLGTTMPPARRAALAEVVARLDLPVIEDGIYTFLRDDVRPFAAYAPERTVFVDSLSKRVAPGLTAGFLVPPPAWTARLASSVRSGGWAASRFAVEAATQWIVTGTLAEVEAAKRRDAAARASVVAEKLPGLRGDAASYHRWWELPERWRAETFVAAAARRGIALSPAAAFAVLPGHAPNAVRIAVSAPPVETLSAALDVLAGLASGSPDDLVAD comes from the coding sequence ATGGACGACTACCGCGTCGTCGCGGACGCCCTTGCCGCCGACATCGAGGCCGGCCGTCTCCGGCCCGGCGACCGGCTGCCGCCGCAGCGCCGGTTCGCGCGGGAGCGCGGCGTCGCGAACTCCACCGCCGCCCGCGTCTACGGCGAACTCGTCCGGCGCGGTCTGGCCGTCGGGGAAGTCGGCCGCGGCACGTTCGTCCGCGCCGCGAAGCGGCCGCCCGAACCGGCTCTCGCCGAGCCCGGCGACGCGCGCGTCGACCTCGAACTCAACTTCGCCGTCCTGCCGGGGGAATCCGCGCGGCTGGCCCGCGCGCTGGAACCGTTGCTGCGCGAGGACGTCCTCACCGCGGCCCTGCACCCGATCGGCGCCGCGGGCACCCCGGTGGCCCGGACGGCGGTGGCCGCGCTGCTCGCCCGCGGCGGCTGGCGGCCGGACCCGGCGGCGATCCTGTTCACCGGCAACGGCAGGCAGGCCATCGCGGCCGCGATCGCCGCGTTCGTGCCGGTGGGGGAGCGGCTCGCGGTGGAGTCGCTGACGTACCCGGTGGTGAAGGCCCTGGCCGCGCGGCTCGCCGTGGAACTCGTGCCGATCGAGACGGACGAGTCCGGCCTGGTGCCCGAGGCGCTGGCCGCGGCCGGGCCGGTGCGCGCGCTGTACGTCCAGCCGACCCTGCACAACCCGCTCGGCACGACGATGCCCCCGGCACGCCGCGCCGCGCTCGCCGAGGTCGTCGCCCGCCTGGACCTGCCGGTGATCGAGGACGGCATCTACACGTTCCTGCGGGACGACGTCCGCCCCTTCGCCGCGTACGCGCCGGAGCGGACAGTCTTCGTCGACAGCCTGTCCAAGCGGGTCGCCCCCGGGCTGACGGCGGGGTTCCTCGTGCCGCCACCGGCTTGGACCGCGCGGCTCGCGTCGTCGGTGCGTTCGGGCGGCTGGGCCGCGTCGCGTTTCGCCGTCGAAGCGGCGACGCAGTGGATCGTGACCGGCACCCTCGCGGAGGTCGAAGCCGCCAAACGCCGTGACGCGGCCGCGCGGGCGTCGGTGGTCGCGGAGAAGCTGCCGGGACTGCGCGGCGACGCGGCGTCGTACCACCGCTGGTGGGAGCTGCCGGAGCGGTGGCGGGCGGAGACGTTCGTCGCGGCCGCGGCGCGCCGCGGGATCGCCCTGTCCCCGGCGGCGGCGTTCGCGGTGCTGCCGGGGCACGCGCCGAACGCCGTGCGGATCGCGGTGTCGGCCCCGCCGGTGGAAACGCTCTCCGCGGCGCTCGACGTCCTGGCCGGGCTGGCGAGCGGAAGCCCGGACGACCTGGTGGCCGACTGA
- a CDS encoding transglycosylase domain-containing protein, with translation MTIAPEEEDRKPDTSRRRRRRRFRRVAGWTAGTLVGVPLIAFWVAYLVLDVRSPQDVLAGLDKTVILQYSDGSELLKVLPADGDRLFVPYSKVPAKLRDAIIATEDPTFWDNQGFDPTGIGRAFLTGVGGGSGITQQYIKKSTGDADATLGRKFAELVLATKITQEQSKEQIFESYVNIISFGRGTFGPAAMNAYFGKKLDDSITWSEAAFLAGMIQSPSVHDPAASGDIHASRRWQYVRDKLAVRGYVKGGEPMAYPGTEIQPPSETRAGRVTYDEFHVKQQVLAELDQDGFPLARLQQGTMTVETTLDRGMQDVARKALLDRLKREPKEFRGALVAADPKTGAVRAYYGGDQGVRDYAGTPHALGSAFSPFTLAAALRQGYGPDQPIPSPAKVEFLGENFQYPDVCGPKCTPRKAMVSHAITPFIAMAKKVGPDALSETARQAGIPETVDGVPTLREKDGFLIGAGIAAGRYALRPLDVMGAYGTFAADGRRATPHLVAKVRNQSGEVVWEHPDTAQPAFGEDGDLSRRVAADVTGTLDSVLPDGRPAALRTGEAEHGIGPDNQDAWAVGYTPQLVTAVWAGSDDDRLLKDAGGAKLTGDVVPADIWRGFMVAAHRGLPVRPLAAGRPPVGRR, from the coding sequence GTGACCATTGCGCCGGAGGAAGAAGACCGAAAGCCGGACACCTCGCGCCGCCGCCGTCGGCGGCGCTTTCGCCGCGTCGCGGGCTGGACGGCCGGCACGCTCGTCGGCGTTCCGCTGATCGCTTTCTGGGTCGCCTACCTCGTGCTCGACGTCCGCAGCCCGCAGGACGTCCTGGCCGGGCTCGACAAGACCGTCATCCTGCAGTACTCGGACGGATCCGAGCTGCTCAAGGTGCTTCCCGCGGACGGCGACCGGCTGTTCGTGCCCTACTCGAAGGTGCCCGCGAAGCTGCGGGACGCGATCATCGCCACCGAGGACCCCACGTTCTGGGACAACCAGGGCTTCGACCCCACCGGCATCGGCCGCGCGTTCCTCACCGGGGTCGGCGGCGGCTCGGGGATCACCCAGCAGTACATCAAGAAGTCCACCGGAGACGCCGACGCGACGCTCGGGCGCAAATTCGCCGAGCTGGTGCTGGCCACGAAGATCACCCAGGAACAAAGCAAGGAACAGATCTTCGAAAGCTACGTCAACATCATCTCCTTCGGCCGCGGCACGTTCGGGCCCGCGGCGATGAACGCGTATTTCGGCAAGAAGCTCGACGATTCGATCACCTGGAGCGAAGCCGCCTTCCTCGCCGGGATGATCCAGTCGCCGTCGGTGCACGACCCGGCCGCCTCCGGCGACATCCACGCTTCGCGGCGCTGGCAGTACGTCCGCGACAAGCTCGCCGTCCGCGGATACGTGAAGGGCGGCGAACCGATGGCCTACCCCGGCACCGAGATCCAGCCGCCGTCGGAGACCCGCGCGGGCCGCGTCACCTACGACGAATTCCACGTCAAGCAGCAGGTCCTGGCCGAGCTCGACCAGGACGGCTTCCCGCTCGCCCGGCTCCAGCAGGGCACCATGACGGTCGAGACGACCCTGGACCGCGGGATGCAGGACGTCGCGAGGAAGGCGTTGCTGGACAGGCTGAAGCGCGAGCCGAAGGAGTTCCGCGGCGCTCTCGTCGCGGCCGACCCGAAGACCGGCGCCGTCCGCGCCTACTACGGCGGTGACCAGGGCGTCCGCGACTACGCGGGCACGCCGCACGCGCTCGGCTCGGCGTTCTCCCCGTTCACCCTCGCCGCGGCCCTGCGCCAGGGCTACGGCCCGGACCAGCCGATCCCGTCCCCGGCGAAGGTGGAGTTCCTCGGCGAGAACTTCCAGTACCCGGACGTCTGCGGCCCGAAGTGCACCCCGCGCAAGGCGATGGTGTCGCACGCGATCACCCCGTTCATCGCGATGGCGAAAAAGGTCGGCCCGGACGCGCTGAGCGAAACCGCGCGGCAGGCCGGCATCCCGGAAACCGTGGACGGCGTGCCGACCCTGCGGGAGAAGGACGGCTTCCTGATCGGTGCGGGCATCGCGGCCGGCCGGTACGCGCTGCGGCCGCTGGACGTGATGGGCGCGTACGGGACCTTCGCCGCGGACGGCCGCCGCGCCACCCCGCATCTGGTGGCGAAGGTGCGGAACCAGAGCGGCGAGGTCGTCTGGGAACACCCGGACACCGCGCAGCCGGCGTTCGGCGAAGACGGCGACCTGAGCCGCCGCGTCGCCGCCGACGTCACCGGCACGCTGGACAGCGTCCTCCCGGACGGCCGCCCGGCGGCGCTGCGCACCGGCGAGGCCGAGCACGGCATCGGCCCGGACAACCAGGACGCCTGGGCCGTCGGCTACACCCCGCAGCTGGTCACGGCGGTCTGGGCCGGCTCCGACGACGACCGGCTGCTGAAGGACGCAGGCGGCGCGAAGCTGACCGGCGACGTCGTCCCGGCCGACATCTGGCGCGGGTTCATGGTCGCCGCCCACCGGGGGCTGCCGGTCCGGCCACTGGCCGCCGGCCGCCCACCGGTGGGGCGGCGGTGA
- a CDS encoding O-methyltransferase produces MTDKTWAEIDDYLNSALLAPDPVLDDALADSAAAGLPSIAVAPNQGKLLHLLARMAGARTILEIGTLGGYSTIWLARALPPGGKLVTCEYDPKHAEVAKANLARAGFGDDVADIRVGAALDTLPALSGPFDFVFIDADKVNLANYVRAALELARPGTTIVVDNVVRQGHVTDAGSTDPNVRGAREMFDLLAAEPRLDATAVQTVGAKGHDGFVLALVR; encoded by the coding sequence ATGACCGACAAGACCTGGGCCGAAATCGACGACTACCTCAACAGCGCGTTGCTCGCCCCCGATCCGGTGCTCGACGACGCGCTCGCCGACTCGGCCGCCGCCGGGCTGCCGTCGATCGCCGTCGCGCCCAACCAGGGCAAGCTGCTGCACCTGCTGGCCCGCATGGCGGGCGCGCGGACGATCCTCGAGATCGGCACGCTCGGCGGGTACAGCACGATCTGGCTTGCTCGCGCGCTCCCGCCCGGCGGCAAGCTGGTGACCTGCGAATACGATCCGAAGCACGCCGAAGTCGCGAAGGCGAACCTGGCGCGGGCGGGGTTCGGCGATGACGTCGCCGACATCCGCGTCGGCGCCGCACTGGACACGCTCCCGGCGCTGTCCGGGCCGTTCGACTTCGTGTTCATCGACGCCGACAAGGTCAACCTCGCGAACTACGTGCGCGCCGCGCTGGAGCTGGCGCGGCCGGGCACGACGATCGTGGTCGACAACGTCGTCCGCCAAGGCCACGTGACGGACGCCGGCAGCACCGACCCGAACGTCCGGGGCGCGCGGGAGATGTTCGACCTGCTCGCCGCCGAGCCGCGGCTGGACGCGACGGCCGTGCAGACCGTGGGCGCCAAGGGGCACGACGGGTTCGTGCTGGCCCTGGTGCGCTGA